A single Pan troglodytes isolate AG18354 chromosome 19, NHGRI_mPanTro3-v2.0_pri, whole genome shotgun sequence DNA region contains:
- the RNF43 gene encoding E3 ubiquitin-protein ligase RNF43 isoform X3, with the protein MAGERGASAVLFDITEDRAAAEQLQQPLGLTWPVVLIWGNDAEKLMEFVYKNQKAHVRIELKEPPAWPDYDVWILLTVVGTIFVIILASVLRIRCRPRHSRPDPLQQRTAWAISQLATRRYQASCRQARGEWPDSGSSCSSAPVCAICLEEFSEGQELRVISCLHEFHRNCVDPWLHQHRTCPLCMFNIIEGDSFSQSLGPSRSYQEPGRRLHLIRQHPGHAHYHLPAAYLLGPSRSAVARPPRPGPFLPSQEPGMGPRHHRFPRAAHPRAPGEQQRLAGAQHPYAQGWGLSHLQSTSQHPAACPVPLRRARPPDSSGSGESYCTERSGYLADGPASDSSSGPCHGSSSDSVVNCTDISLQGVHGSSSTFCSSLSSDFDPLVYCSPKGDPQRVDMQPSVTSRPRSLDSVVPTGETQVSSHVHYHRHRHHHYKKRFQWHGRKPGPETGVPQSRPPIPRTQPQPEPPSPDQQVTRSNSAAPSGRLSNPQCPRALPEPAPGPVEASSICPSTSSLFNLQKSSLSARHPQRKRRGGPSEPTPGSRPQDATVHPACQIFPHYTPSVAYPWSPEAHPLICGPPGLDRRLLPETPGPCYSNSQPVWLCLTPRQPPEPHPPGEGPSEWSSDTAEGRPCPYPHCQVLSAQPGEFSEGSGCGRERRLQLNISGQVKSANKGLMEAEKDTAEVTTKILNHRDSVSCWLECRNTPALPGATPLVGRSQGGPREVLVWLRHQKGTWKAGCDGSCL; encoded by the exons ATGGCGGGTGAGCGAGGAGCCAGTGCTGTCCTCTTTGACATCACTGAGGATCGAGCTGCTGCTGAGCAG CTGCAGCAGCCGCTGGGGCTGACCTGGCCAGTGGTGTTGATCTGGGGTAATGACGCTGAGAAGCTGATGGAGTTTGTGTACAAGAACCAAAAGGCCCATGTGAGGATTGAGCTGAAGGAGCCCCCGGCCTGG CCAGATTATGATGTGTGGATCCTTCTGACAGTGGTGGGCACCATCTTTGTGATCATCCTGGCTTCAGTGCTGCGCATCCGGTGCCGCCCCCGCCACAGCAGGCCG GATCCGCTTCAGCAGAGAACAGCCTGGGCCATCAGCCAGCTGGCCACCAGGAGGTACCAGGCCAGCTGCAGGCAGGCCCGGGGTGAGTGGCCAGACTCAGGGAGCAGCTGCAGCTCAGCCCCTGTGTGTGCCATCTGTCTGGAGGAGTTCTCTGAGGGGCAG GAGCTACGGGTCATTTCCTGCCTCCATGAGTTCCATCGTAACTGTGTGGACCCCTGGTTACATCAGCATCGGACTTGCCCCCTCTGCATGTTCAACATCATAG AGGGAGATTCATTTTCCCAGTCCCTGGGACCCTCTCGATCTTACCAAGAACCAGGTCGAAGACTCCACCTCATTCGCCAGCATCCCGGCCATGCCCACTACCACCTCCCTGCTGCCTACCTGTTGGGCCCTtcccggagtgcagtggctcggccCCCACGACCTGGTCCCTTCCTGCCATCCCAGGAGCCAGGCATGGGCCCTCGGCATCACCGCTTCCCCAGAGCTGCACATCCCCGGGCTCCAGGAGAACAGCAGCGCCTGGCAGGAGCCCAGCACCCCTATGCACAGGGCTGGGGACTGAGCCACCTCCAATCCACCTCACAGCACCCTGCTGCTTGCCCAGTGCCCCTACGCCGGGCCAGGCCCCCTGACAGCAGTGGATCTGGAGAAAGCTATTGCACAGAACGCAGTGGGTACCTGGCAGATGGGCCAGCCAGTGACTCCAGCTCAGGGCCCTGTCATGGCTCTTCCAGTGACTCTGTGGTCAACTGCACAGACATCAGCCTACAGGGGGTCCATGGCAGCAGTTCTACTTTCTGCAGCTCCCTAAGCAGTGACTTTGACCCCCTAGTGTACTGCAGCCCTAAAGGGGATCCCCAGCGAGTGGACATGCAGCCTAGTGTGACCTCTCGGCCTCGTTCCTTGGACTCGGTGGTGCCCACAGGGGAAACCCAGGTTTCCAGCCATGTCCACTACCACCGCCACCGGCACCACCACTACAAAAAGCGGTTCCAGTGGCATGGCAGGAAGCCTGGCCCAGAAACCGGAGTCCCCCAGTCCAGGCCTCCTATTCCTCGGACACAGCCCCAGCCGGAGCCACCTTCTCCTGATCAGCAAGTCACCAGATCCAACTCAGCAGCCCCTTCGGGGCGGCTCTCTAACCCACAGTGCCCCAGGGCCCTCCCTGAGCCAGCCCCTGGCCCAGTTGAAGCCTCCAGCATCTGCCCCAGTACCAGCAGTCTGTTCAACTTGCAAAAATCCAGCCTCTCTGCCCGACACCCACAGAGGAAAAGGCGGGGGGGTCCCTCCGAGCCCACCCCTGGCTCTCGGCCCCAGGATGCAACTGTGCACCCAGCTTGCCAGATTTTTCCCCATTACACCCCCAGTGTGGCATATCCTTGGTCCCCAGAGGCACACCCCTTGATCTGTGGACCTCCAGGCCTGGACAGGAGGCTGCTACCAGAAACCCCAGGCCCCTGTTATTCAAATTCACAGCCAGTGTGGTTGTGCCTGACTCCTCGCCAGCCCCCGGAACCACATCCACCTGGGGAGGGGCCTTCTGAATGGAGTTCTGACACCGCAGAGGGCAGGCCATGCCCTTATCCGCACTGCCAGGTGCTGTCGGCCCAGCCTGGTGAGTTTTCAGAGGGAAGTGGGTGTGGTAGGGAGAGGAGACTACAGCTGAATATTTCAGGACAGGTGAAGTCAGCCAACAAAGGGTTGATGGAAGCTGAGAAGGATACAGCAGAGGTGACAACCAAAATACTTAACCATCGGGACAGCGTATCATGCTGGCTAGAGTGCAGGAACACCCCAGCTCTGCCAGGTGCTACCCCTTTAGTTGGCAGATCACAGGGAGGTCCCAGGGAGGTGCTGGTGTGGCTGAGGCATCAGAAAGGCACTTGgaaggccgggtgtgatggctcatgcctgtaa
- the RNF43 gene encoding E3 ubiquitin-protein ligase RNF43 isoform X4, which produces MAGERGASAVLFDITEDRAAAEQLQQPLGLTWPVVLIWGNDAEKLMEFVYKNQKAHVRIELKEPPAWPDYDVWILLTVVGTIFVIILASVLRIRCRPRHSRPDPLQQRTAWAISQLATRRYQASCRQARGEWPDSGSSCSSAPVCAICLEEFSEGQELRVISCLHEFHRNCVDPWLHQHRTCPLCMFNIIEGDSFSQSLGPSRSYQEPGRRLHLIRQHPGHAHYHLPAAYLLGPSRSAVARPPRPGPFLPSQEPGMGPRHHRFPRAAHPRAPGEQQRLAGAQHPYAQGWGLSHLQSTSQHPAACPVPLRRARPPDSSGSGESYCTERSGYLADGPASDSSSGPCHGSSSDSVVNCTDISLQGVHGSSSTFCSSLSSDFDPLVYCSPKGDPQRVDMQPSVTSRPRSLDSVVPTGETQVSSHVHYHRHRHHHYKKRFQWHGRKPGPETGVPQSRPPIPRTQPQPEPPSPDQQVTRSNSAAPSGRLSNPQCPRALPEPAPGPVEASSICPSTSSLFNLQKSSLSARHPQRKRRGGPSEPTPGSRPQDATVHPACQIFPHYTPSVAYPWSPEAHPLICGPPGLDRRLLPETPGPCYSNSQPVWLCLTPRQPPEPHPPGEGPSEWSSDTAEGRPCPYPHCQVLSAQPGSEEELEELCEQAV; this is translated from the exons ATGGCGGGTGAGCGAGGAGCCAGTGCTGTCCTCTTTGACATCACTGAGGATCGAGCTGCTGCTGAGCAG CTGCAGCAGCCGCTGGGGCTGACCTGGCCAGTGGTGTTGATCTGGGGTAATGACGCTGAGAAGCTGATGGAGTTTGTGTACAAGAACCAAAAGGCCCATGTGAGGATTGAGCTGAAGGAGCCCCCGGCCTGG CCAGATTATGATGTGTGGATCCTTCTGACAGTGGTGGGCACCATCTTTGTGATCATCCTGGCTTCAGTGCTGCGCATCCGGTGCCGCCCCCGCCACAGCAGGCCG GATCCGCTTCAGCAGAGAACAGCCTGGGCCATCAGCCAGCTGGCCACCAGGAGGTACCAGGCCAGCTGCAGGCAGGCCCGGGGTGAGTGGCCAGACTCAGGGAGCAGCTGCAGCTCAGCCCCTGTGTGTGCCATCTGTCTGGAGGAGTTCTCTGAGGGGCAG GAGCTACGGGTCATTTCCTGCCTCCATGAGTTCCATCGTAACTGTGTGGACCCCTGGTTACATCAGCATCGGACTTGCCCCCTCTGCATGTTCAACATCATAG AGGGAGATTCATTTTCCCAGTCCCTGGGACCCTCTCGATCTTACCAAGAACCAGGTCGAAGACTCCACCTCATTCGCCAGCATCCCGGCCATGCCCACTACCACCTCCCTGCTGCCTACCTGTTGGGCCCTtcccggagtgcagtggctcggccCCCACGACCTGGTCCCTTCCTGCCATCCCAGGAGCCAGGCATGGGCCCTCGGCATCACCGCTTCCCCAGAGCTGCACATCCCCGGGCTCCAGGAGAACAGCAGCGCCTGGCAGGAGCCCAGCACCCCTATGCACAGGGCTGGGGACTGAGCCACCTCCAATCCACCTCACAGCACCCTGCTGCTTGCCCAGTGCCCCTACGCCGGGCCAGGCCCCCTGACAGCAGTGGATCTGGAGAAAGCTATTGCACAGAACGCAGTGGGTACCTGGCAGATGGGCCAGCCAGTGACTCCAGCTCAGGGCCCTGTCATGGCTCTTCCAGTGACTCTGTGGTCAACTGCACAGACATCAGCCTACAGGGGGTCCATGGCAGCAGTTCTACTTTCTGCAGCTCCCTAAGCAGTGACTTTGACCCCCTAGTGTACTGCAGCCCTAAAGGGGATCCCCAGCGAGTGGACATGCAGCCTAGTGTGACCTCTCGGCCTCGTTCCTTGGACTCGGTGGTGCCCACAGGGGAAACCCAGGTTTCCAGCCATGTCCACTACCACCGCCACCGGCACCACCACTACAAAAAGCGGTTCCAGTGGCATGGCAGGAAGCCTGGCCCAGAAACCGGAGTCCCCCAGTCCAGGCCTCCTATTCCTCGGACACAGCCCCAGCCGGAGCCACCTTCTCCTGATCAGCAAGTCACCAGATCCAACTCAGCAGCCCCTTCGGGGCGGCTCTCTAACCCACAGTGCCCCAGGGCCCTCCCTGAGCCAGCCCCTGGCCCAGTTGAAGCCTCCAGCATCTGCCCCAGTACCAGCAGTCTGTTCAACTTGCAAAAATCCAGCCTCTCTGCCCGACACCCACAGAGGAAAAGGCGGGGGGGTCCCTCCGAGCCCACCCCTGGCTCTCGGCCCCAGGATGCAACTGTGCACCCAGCTTGCCAGATTTTTCCCCATTACACCCCCAGTGTGGCATATCCTTGGTCCCCAGAGGCACACCCCTTGATCTGTGGACCTCCAGGCCTGGACAGGAGGCTGCTACCAGAAACCCCAGGCCCCTGTTATTCAAATTCACAGCCAGTGTGGTTGTGCCTGACTCCTCGCCAGCCCCCGGAACCACATCCACCTGGGGAGGGGCCTTCTGAATGGAGTTCTGACACCGCAGAGGGCAGGCCATGCCCTTATCCGCACTGCCAGGTGCTGTCGGCCCAGCCTG